One Gimesia aquarii DNA segment encodes these proteins:
- the lpdA gene encoding dihydrolipoyl dehydrogenase: MNHDLVVIGTGPGGYIAAIRAAQLGLNVACIEKESMLGGTCLRVGCIPSKALLESSELYKEAEHSLKDRGINVGSLELDLAKMLGQKDRVVKTMAGGIGSLFKKNKITRYTGHATLIAPGKVKVDDGKTVNELESKYILIATGSQPSTLPGITLDGDRVGTSTEALKYEQVPKHLVVIGGGVIGLELGAVWSRLGAKVTILEYLDRILPTTDSEIADEAQKIFEKQGLEFQLGCRVTGVKTNRKTCDVEIADSKPVRCDRVLVAVGRRPNTDQLGLENVGIEVDKRGFIPVYEHYETSVKGIFAIGDVIGGAMLAHKAEDEGVAFAEHLVTGFGHVNYNTIPSVAYTNPEIAAVGKTEDQLKEEGVEYRKGSFPFIANGRARAMGQTEGRVKMLADKQTDRVLGVHIIGPRAGDLIAECAVAMEFGASSEDIARCCHAHPTLAEAVKEAALAVDGRTLNF, from the coding sequence AACCACGATCTGGTTGTAATCGGTACTGGTCCCGGTGGTTATATTGCTGCAATTCGTGCTGCCCAGCTTGGTTTGAATGTTGCTTGTATCGAAAAGGAAAGTATGCTGGGAGGCACCTGCTTGCGTGTCGGCTGTATTCCCAGTAAAGCGCTTTTGGAATCCAGCGAACTTTACAAAGAAGCCGAACACAGTTTGAAAGACCGTGGTATCAACGTGGGTTCGTTAGAACTCGACCTCGCAAAAATGCTGGGACAAAAAGACCGCGTTGTTAAAACAATGGCAGGAGGCATTGGCTCTCTCTTCAAGAAAAACAAAATCACGCGTTATACAGGTCATGCTACTCTCATCGCTCCCGGAAAAGTGAAAGTAGATGATGGCAAAACAGTGAACGAACTCGAGTCAAAGTACATCCTGATCGCCACAGGTAGCCAACCTTCCACACTACCTGGTATCACATTAGACGGCGATCGTGTAGGAACAAGCACTGAAGCTCTGAAATACGAGCAAGTTCCCAAGCATCTCGTCGTCATCGGAGGTGGGGTGATCGGATTGGAACTCGGTGCAGTCTGGAGTCGATTGGGAGCCAAAGTCACGATTCTGGAATATCTGGATCGAATTCTACCAACAACCGACAGCGAAATTGCTGACGAAGCACAAAAAATCTTTGAGAAACAGGGACTGGAATTCCAACTAGGCTGCCGTGTGACTGGTGTAAAAACAAATCGAAAGACCTGCGATGTAGAAATTGCTGATAGTAAACCGGTTCGCTGTGATCGCGTTCTGGTCGCTGTGGGTAGACGTCCCAATACAGATCAACTGGGTCTGGAAAATGTCGGCATTGAAGTAGACAAACGCGGATTCATTCCCGTTTATGAACACTATGAAACTTCTGTCAAAGGGATCTTTGCCATTGGTGATGTGATTGGCGGCGCGATGCTGGCACATAAAGCCGAAGATGAAGGTGTCGCCTTTGCCGAACATCTGGTGACGGGCTTTGGGCACGTCAACTACAACACAATCCCGAGCGTCGCGTATACGAATCCAGAAATTGCCGCAGTGGGAAAAACAGAAGATCAACTCAAGGAAGAGGGAGTTGAATACCGAAAAGGTTCCTTCCCGTTTATCGCCAACGGTCGCGCACGAGCAATGGGGCAAACAGAAGGTCGTGTCAAGATGCTGGCCGACAAACAAACGGATCGTGTTCTCGGAGTCCACATCATCGGCCCCCGCGCCGGAGATTTAATCGCAGAATGTGCAGTGGCAATGGAGTTTGGAGCCAGCAGTGAAGACATCGCACGTTGCTGCCATGCCCACCCCACACTAGCAGAAGCAGTGAAAGAAGCT